Below is a genomic region from Flammeovirgaceae bacterium SG7u.111.
TCCGACATGTACTTTAACACAGCATCGAAACGGTGGGAATGCTTGGTAGTGTATTGGCGCATATCTGTAGAAGAAAGCACTTGTTTATCTTGTGTAACTGAAAGGCGGCAAAGAACATCTAGCATCTTTACCAATTGCTCCGCAGGTGATAAATCGATCATATTGATCAATTCTTTGTGCAGAGCTTTACTCATACTGTCACCAAAACTCAGCCCAAACTTAGATTCCTCTAGCATTTGGTTTATCCCCAGAAAAGCAGGATTATTAAACGTGCCTTCTCCTATAAAGTCCTTTGTAAATTTTAAGATAATGGTCTTTACCTTATTTGTGTCTTCTTCTTCATAATATGAAGCATCGTTTCGCCAAAGGTGCGGCACATATGGACCAACTAATACTAAATCGCCCGGAAAAAAATGGGATACACTATCTCCTACAAAACGAACACCTTTGCTTTTGGAGATGTACAATAGCTCATATTCGGAATGATAATGCCAAGAAGAATCCAGACATGGAATTTCCTTCTTAGTTATATCAAGCTTTTTATTAACGGCGCTATCCGAATTCTTCAAAATCAACTTCATGGGCACAAAACTAGTCTTTTTCTCATATTCACCATAAACCATTTTTAGGTACTTACCTAAATGGACTATGGTACAAAAACAGATTATGAAAGAATATGTTCCATAAAAATGGCTTCACCTCCCAAATGCCGGAAAGGTGAAACCCTATATTTTTTTTATCGGGTTTACTTTGTTGGTTAGTTAACTTCTACCTGAGAACCGAGCTTTATAAATGTCGCCTTTTATTGTAAAACGAATATCCTCTTCCGAATAAGACATTTGGGCAAAGTGATCGTTTGCAGCGAAATAGATAAAATTTAAACCTGCTCTAAACTCCCACCTCATTAAAATTCACTTTTATAAAATATTTTAAGAAAAGGGTGTAACTTTTTGGAAAGGGGGTAGTATCCTAATCAAATCAACGAAAAACCTCATACTCGACTTTTACTTTATGAAGCAATGACTGACGAAAATGCAATGAAAGCGGTCAGTGAAGGAGACTTGGACAAGGCGGCTATTCTATTTGAGCGATACCAGAAGAGCATGTTCAATTTCTTTTTGAAGCTAACCTACGACAGGGAGGCTAGTCAAGACATGACCCAAAATTTATTTTACAGGATAATCCGCTATCGAAAAAGCTACAACAGTCAGATGCTTTTTAGACCTTGGATTTACCAGATGGCGAGGAACGTTCAAGCCGATCATTACCGCAAGGATAAAATAAAGAAATCGGAGTTTGCCGATATGGAGTCAATCTCGATAGAACTGATGGAAAGCCATGCCGAAGCAGACCAACAAGAGCGGGAAATCAATTTGCACAAGGCTCTAGCGAAGCTTGAAAAAGAGCAACGAGAAATATTGATCATGAACAAGTTTCAAAAGTTGAAATATGAGGAAATTGCCAAAATTTTGGACACCACGCCCGGTGCGGTGAAAGTGAAAGCCCACAGAGCAATCAAAAAATTGAAAGGTATTTATTTTATGGTCGAAAAATCAAAATAAGTGTTTGATCAACAACAAGCACTCCCTAGCATTCAATAAAGTATTGATTATCAATGCATAAGTTGTTTTATTAAAATAGCACTGGTGCTTAAGTTTCAATAAACGAAGTGAATTATGGAAACTAAAAATATTAAAAACAAATTGCTGGACTACATTGAAGGTTCTCTTCCTGACAACGAAATGCTGGAAGTGAAGCAAGCGATAAAGCAAGACGATGCCCTCTTCAGGGAATACGACGAGCTACGGATTGTAATGGAAGGGATGGATAAAAGCCCGAAGCTGGATAGCCCCGAGGCAGTTGGGATGGATTTTTATAAAATGCTGGAAGGGGAAAAAGAAAAGCAAAAACTTGGGGCATTAGGCAGCACTTTCCAAGTGATAAAAAACACATGGAACGGAAGCATCACACTGAAAATAGCGGCATCTGTTGCGCTTTTCCTAATGGGCTATTTCATTGACAAGCAGATAGAAGTGAAGGATATTCAAACTACTGAAATTGCCCAGATGCGGGAGGAAATTGAGTCTACCAAAACTCTGGTGATGCTCACGCTCCTCAAGCAGCAATCTGCCAGCGAGCGGATAAAAGCAATTGGCTATACTTATGATTTTGAAAATGCCGACTCGAGGGTGGTAGATGCGCTGATCAGCACGCTTAAAGATGACAAAAATGTAAACGTTCGCTTGGCTGCAACCGAGGCTCTTGCGCATTTTGCCCACAACCCAAAAGTAGTGAATGCACTGCTGGAAACCTTGCCAGAGCAAACGGATCCGGAGATCCAAATCATCATTATAGATCTGCTGGTGAAGATGAACGAGACCCGAGCCCGGCAACCTATCGAAACACTTTTGAATGAACAAGAGCTGATCGACATAGTCCGCTCAAAAGCCCAAGAGGGAGTAAGTAAACTTTTATAAGCATCAATGCTATTTTAATAAAAAACTTGACATTGATAACCAGTACTTTATTTGAACAATAGGTTATACTCTTTTTTGATCGAACACTTAGAAAAATAAATCAACCAAAAATCATCATTTAACATCATGAGAAAATTCATCGTCTTTTTGACTGTGGCATTGCTAACTAGTGCCTATTCTTTCGCCCAAGAGTTCAAAACCAGCTTCGGTTCTTCTAATGGGAATACGATTACCATCAATATCTTTGACTGTGACCTCATCGTGCAAGGACATGATTCAAAAGATGTGATCATCACCGCCAAGGGCTATAAAGCCCCTCCCAAACGAGCCGAAGGCCTCAAGCCTCTCTACAATACGTTTTCTGACAATACCAACATTGGGCTTTCGGTGAAGGCTGAAGGCAGCAGTATTACGGTAGACAGGGCTAGCCGAGAAGATATTGACTACACCATAAAAGTACCTAAGGGCACCAATGTGATCATCAATGAGATGAACTACTACGGAGATGGTTTTACCGTGAAGGATATTTCGGGAGAAATAGAGATCAACAGCAAAAGTTCCGACATCAAATTGGTAAATGTGACTGGCCCTGTGGTAGCTAGCTCTACCAATGGAAATTTTGAGGCAGTTTTCAGTAAATTGAACCAAAACAAACCGATTTCCATCAAGTGCATCAATGGCTATATAGACATCACCTTGCCGGGCAATACCAAGGCAAATCTTGAAATGAAATCGATGAATGGGGAAGTTTACACCAACTTCGAAGTAGAGCAAGCTGCCGATGCGAATGACCCTCAATACAATACTGCCGCAAAGAAAATTGATGCCAAGATCAATGGTGGTGGAATACTTCTCAGTCTTTATGCTACCAACGACGATATTTATCTGAGGAAAAAATAACGTCTTTCATACAACCGCAGAAAATTAATTGCACACCTCTTTCTGCGGTCTCTTTTTACTTCTAACATCAGAAAAATGAAAAACTATCTTTTCATAGGTGTATTGCTTTGCCTTTTCCAACCTGCTATTGCCCAAAGAATAGTGGAAAAAACATTCCCAAGCGGAAAAATAAAGAAAGTAAAGCTAGACCTAAAAATGGCTCAGCTCATAACTGTAACAACTTGGGAGCAAGACGAGGTTTATTTCAAAGCGTCTATTGACTTGAACAATGGAAAACTAGATGACTCGCTGAAGCTTAGTTTTGAGAAAAACAACGATTTATTGTTCATTAGCTCAAAGGTTGATGTCAAATTCAACAATTGGATTAGCAAGGAGACTTTCGATAAATGGCAAAAGGAAAACAAGCCTTTTTACTGGGACGACAAGGAAAACTTTGTAGTTGCGGAATTGCTGTACGAGCTAAAAATCCCAAAAAACACTATTCTCGAAATTGCAAGCATCAATGCAGACGTGGAGTTGCGTGGAGTTAGCTCAGTTGCAAAGGTGAAAACCATCAACGGTTTTGTAGACATGGATTGGCTGGAAAAAGCAGGCGCCGATATAAGTCTCAAAACAATAAACGGAGAAGTTTATTCAGATATGGACATCTCCTTTCCTAACTTCAAAAAGTATCCCATAGTTGGTTATGAACTTCAGGGCAAATACAAGCAGGGTGGTACAAAGTTGCAACTCGAAACTATTAACGGAGATATATTCTTTAGAAAAGCTAAAAACTAGTGTCACAATTAATTTCAAAAAAAGGCTGTCCACCATGGCAGCCTTTTGAATTTCCCTCTTTATTTCGGCACTCTTTTAATATGCTGTTTAACTATGTCATAGCCTGGATCAAAAAGCTTGCACGACTTCAAATAGTAATACAACATTTCTTCTAACAAGCTCTTTGTATATGTTTCCCTTAAGTATTTTGCCTTTTCATTGAAATATAAATCCTTCAAAAAGCTGCCAATCCATAAAATATTAGTTGTTTTTACCTGCCTAGCTTCAGCTAAGTTTCCCAACAATTCTAATGCTTGATTAAACTGCAAAGTAATCATTAGCTCCTCAGCTACATGTTTTGCATAGTTGATATTATCAGTGGTATGTTTGCCACTTCTTATCTCTTCAATCGCTGTTTCTATTTGCACCTGATTTCTAGTATAGTTGCTCAAAGCTGATAGGGTTTTGAGGTTATCATTTAGTTAAACATTCCATTCCTCTCTCTTTTTAAGAAAGCATTTTGCTAGTCATTAGTTTTGGAAAAAGTATTCATTAAAAGATGAATGCCATTTTCAATGCTCTTTATAAATTCAACAAAAATCCCTAGATAAAAAGAGGAGACAACTGCCGCTGCCTAAAAAAATGAAGGACTGATTGCGAGTAATGATGAATTGCCAAAGAAAACAACGAGCGGTAGTATTTTTTTTTAACATTACACTCTCACAAAACCAATTAAGCTTTTGCAAAAGAAATTGCAATTAATACTACAGCCTGCTAGCACTTATCCCTTATGGAACAAATATCGAAGGCAATTGTTGGGAGTAAGTTGTAATTGGGACATGGCCAAGAGCAATAAATGCAATACAAGCCATGCGTTTTGTACACGTAAGCTTACGAATTTACTAATAAAATGAAATAAAACAAAGCCTTCCCCTAGGGGAAGGCTTTCAACATCCATCAGCTGTAGCTGAATAAAATTATACGTTGTCAGAAGAAAGTTTCGCCGCGAAATATTCTCTGTTCATTCTTGCAATGTTGGTAATAGAAATCTCCTTAGGGCATTCAGCTTCGCAAGCACCTGTGTTGGTACAAGCACCAAAGCCTTCATCGTCCATTTGGGCTACCATAGCCTCTACCCTTTTTTGCCTTTCAGGCTTGCCTTGTGGCAAAAGAGCAAATTGAGAAACCTTAGCAGAAACAAATAGCATTGCTGAAGCATTTTTACAAGCCGCTACACATGCACCGCAACCAATACACTGCGCCGCATCCATTGCCAATTCAGCAATTTCCTTTGAGATGGGGATTTCATTGGCATCTGGAGCGTTGCCCGTATTGATAGAAACATAGCCACCTGCCTGCTGGATTCTGTCAAAAGAACCACGGTCAACAACCAAGTCTCTTACAACTGGGAAAGCTTGTGCTCTAAATGGCTCGATGGTTACTGTATCACCATCTTTGAATTTTCTCATATGGAGCTGGCAAGTAGTAGTAGCCGCTTGTGGCCCGTGAGGTTGCCCATTGATATACATGCTACATGTACCGCAAATACCTTCCCTACAGTCATGGTCAAATGCTACTGGCTCTTCGCCTTTTTCTAGCAAATCCTCATTCAATACGTCGAGCATTTCGAGAAAAGACATATCTGGGCTAACGTCTTTTACTGGGTAAGAGACCAATTCTCCTTTGGCGTCAGCATTTTTTTGTCTCCAAATTTTAAGTGTTATGTTCATAACTTTATTTCTTTTTTAGATAAAAACCTTGATGAATAAAAAGCAAGTTGGGCAAGGAAAAACCTCGCCCCTATCTCTTACTTATAACTTCTTTGCGTAAGCTTCACATTTTCGAATTTCAACTCTTCTTTGTGCAGTTCCGCTTGTTGGTTTTCACCTTTATATTCCCAAGCAGCTACATATGCAAAGTTTTCGTCGTCCCTCAACGCTTCACCTTCTTCAGTTTGGTGCTCTTCACGGAAGTGACCACCGCACGACTCAGCTCTGTTGAGCGCATCGTCGATCATCAATTCTCCAAGCTCCATGAAGTCAGCTACTCGGTACGCTTTTTCCAAAGTAATATTCATCTCTTCACCAGTACCAATGGTTTTGAGGTCTTTCCAGTACTCGGCACGAAGTTCTTGAACCATCACCTTCGCTTTTTTCAAGCCCTCAGCAGTTCTTGACATACCACAGTATTCCCACATGATCTTTCCAAGCTCTTTGTGGAACTGATCAACCGTTTTCTTACCGTTGATGCTCAATAATTTATCTATCTGAGCTTTTACCTCTTGCTCCGATTTTTTGAACTCAGGATGGTCAGTCGAAACTTTCTCGTTTGACATCTGGGCCAAGTAGTCACCTACAGTATAGGGAGCTACGAAGTAACCATCTGCCAAACCTTGCATAAGAGCACTAGCACCGAGCCTGTTAGCACCGTGGTCAGAGAAGTTTGCTTCTCCAAGAGCGTAAAGTCCTGGTACGTTTGTCATCAAGTTATAATCGACCCAAAGACCGCCCATGGTGTAGTGAACCGCTGGGTAAATCATCATTGGCTCTTTGTATGGATTGGCATCGGTAATACGCTCGTACATTTCGAACAAGTTACCGTATTTAGCCCTGATCGTGTCTTCACCATCACGTTTGATTGCATCTGCAAAGTCAAGGTACACAGCCAAACCAGTTGAACCTACACCTCTTCCTTCGTCACAAACATATTTAGCATTCCTAGATGCAACGTCCCTCGGTACA
It encodes:
- a CDS encoding DUF4097 family beta strand repeat-containing protein produces the protein MRKFIVFLTVALLTSAYSFAQEFKTSFGSSNGNTITINIFDCDLIVQGHDSKDVIITAKGYKAPPKRAEGLKPLYNTFSDNTNIGLSVKAEGSSITVDRASREDIDYTIKVPKGTNVIINEMNYYGDGFTVKDISGEIEINSKSSDIKLVNVTGPVVASSTNGNFEAVFSKLNQNKPISIKCINGYIDITLPGNTKANLEMKSMNGEVYTNFEVEQAADANDPQYNTAAKKIDAKINGGGILLSLYATNDDIYLRKK
- a CDS encoding AraC family transcriptional regulator; this encodes MVYGEYEKKTSFVPMKLILKNSDSAVNKKLDITKKEIPCLDSSWHYHSEYELLYISKSKGVRFVGDSVSHFFPGDLVLVGPYVPHLWRNDASYYEEEDTNKVKTIILKFTKDFIGEGTFNNPAFLGINQMLEESKFGLSFGDSMSKALHKELINMIDLSPAEQLVKMLDVLCRLSVTQDKQVLSSTDMRQYTTKHSHRFDAVLKYMSDNYSNHITLDDVADVACMTTNSFCRFFKKMTNKSFTQFLNELRVRNASRLLVQDDLPVSEICYRVGYNSITNFNKQFKQITGSTPQGYRSTL
- a CDS encoding succinate dehydrogenase/fumarate reductase iron-sulfur subunit, translating into MNITLKIWRQKNADAKGELVSYPVKDVSPDMSFLEMLDVLNEDLLEKGEEPVAFDHDCREGICGTCSMYINGQPHGPQAATTTCQLHMRKFKDGDTVTIEPFRAQAFPVVRDLVVDRGSFDRIQQAGGYVSINTGNAPDANEIPISKEIAELAMDAAQCIGCGACVAACKNASAMLFVSAKVSQFALLPQGKPERQKRVEAMVAQMDDEGFGACTNTGACEAECPKEISITNIARMNREYFAAKLSSDNV
- a CDS encoding HEAT repeat domain-containing protein codes for the protein METKNIKNKLLDYIEGSLPDNEMLEVKQAIKQDDALFREYDELRIVMEGMDKSPKLDSPEAVGMDFYKMLEGEKEKQKLGALGSTFQVIKNTWNGSITLKIAASVALFLMGYFIDKQIEVKDIQTTEIAQMREEIESTKTLVMLTLLKQQSASERIKAIGYTYDFENADSRVVDALISTLKDDKNVNVRLAATEALAHFAHNPKVVNALLETLPEQTDPEIQIIIIDLLVKMNETRARQPIETLLNEQELIDIVRSKAQEGVSKLL
- a CDS encoding sigma-70 family RNA polymerase sigma factor; its protein translation is MTDENAMKAVSEGDLDKAAILFERYQKSMFNFFLKLTYDREASQDMTQNLFYRIIRYRKSYNSQMLFRPWIYQMARNVQADHYRKDKIKKSEFADMESISIELMESHAEADQQEREINLHKALAKLEKEQREILIMNKFQKLKYEEIAKILDTTPGAVKVKAHRAIKKLKGIYFMVEKSK